The following coding sequences are from one Mycoplasma mycoides subsp. capri window:
- the ptcA gene encoding putrescine carbamoyltransferase gives MNKVRHFIDTQELSKKEIFEIFRLMKMLKEARYCGAVPELLKNKTLAMIFEEPSTRTRVSFEAAMTLLGGHAQYLKPGELHLGVRESLYDTTKVLSHMCDGIMCRALKHETVLNLAKYADVPVLNGLTDYNHPTQAICDVFTMLEYMPATKNLEYEDIKFEDIKVVFIGDRTNVCSSTMHITTKLGMNFVHISPQKYQSPQAWVDIAKENIKQANSGSVLVTDDLEQVKGADIIYTDLWWWVDQEDEAEERVKAFKPTYQVTPELMKKAGDQALFMHCLPASRNVEVYDEVIDSDNSIAFQQAENRLTAQMGLLVYYLYPQIDKSSNAVKDYYRGKVEAFMEHQDRSWKQRYTYNNDYAENKNKK, from the coding sequence ATGAACAAAGTTAGACATTTTATAGATACTCAAGAATTGAGTAAAAAAGAAATTTTTGAAATTTTCCGATTGATGAAAATGCTAAAAGAAGCTCGTTATTGTGGTGCAGTACCAGAATTGTTAAAAAACAAAACTCTAGCCATGATATTTGAAGAACCATCAACTAGAACTCGTGTTTCATTTGAAGCAGCTATGACACTTTTAGGTGGTCATGCTCAATATTTAAAACCAGGTGAATTACATCTTGGAGTTCGTGAAAGCTTATATGATACAACTAAAGTTTTATCACATATGTGTGATGGAATTATGTGTAGAGCATTAAAACACGAAACAGTTTTAAACTTAGCAAAATATGCTGATGTTCCAGTTTTAAATGGACTAACAGATTACAATCACCCAACTCAAGCAATTTGTGATGTATTTACAATGTTAGAATATATGCCAGCAACAAAAAACTTGGAATATGAAGACATTAAATTTGAAGATATTAAAGTGGTATTTATTGGAGATAGAACTAATGTGTGTTCATCAACAATGCATATTACTACAAAACTAGGTATGAATTTTGTACACATTTCTCCACAAAAATACCAAAGTCCACAAGCATGAGTTGATATTGCTAAAGAAAATATCAAACAAGCAAACAGTGGATCTGTACTAGTAACTGATGACTTAGAACAAGTTAAAGGTGCTGATATTATCTATACTGATTTATGATGATGAGTAGATCAAGAAGATGAAGCAGAAGAAAGAGTAAAAGCCTTTAAACCAACCTACCAAGTTACTCCTGAATTAATGAAAAAAGCAGGAGACCAAGCATTATTTATGCACTGTCTACCTGCTTCAAGAAATGTAGAAGTTTATGATGAAGTAATAGATTCAGATAATTCTATTGCTTTCCAACAAGCTGAAAACAGATTAACAGCTCAAATGGGTCTGTTAGTTTACTATCTATACCCACAAATTGATAAATCATCAAATGCTGTTAAAGATTATTATAGAGGTAAAGTTGAAGCATTCATGGAACACCAAGATCGTTCATGAAAACAACGTTATACATATAATAATGACTATGCTGAAAATAAAAATAAAAAATAA
- a CDS encoding APC family permease — translation MSKTKKGLRLFDIIAFTFSAVFVLDSFASAAAIGWQSIIYWILLAILYFLPYGLITAELGAAYSDNGGIYTWVKSACGNKWAARTNWFYWLNVGLWMSSVYIAFSSTLSKIFFAHAPLSLWTQIGIAIGITWVTVLVGLLNFKYTKWLPNFSSISKLVVTIGLIAAAITWLAQGNPVSTKIDDAEFGILPSFSKGVVFLPVIIYNLSGFELGSNTASEMKNPKRDIPLSTILAGITIVISYIIGTIAVNVILDVKTLDVSNGIIQTIEKVFPDWLTKILGVFLLFTFFGNMITWSTGANKAIQEAASDGEFPKVFGTVLKNDSPLWATIITGSVCTVLLIIAGLLSPSGEISEIFWQLYAFSSIIFLLPYLLIFPSFIIIRYKYPDLKRPFKIPGPKWFQWIVVITPMIILCLSIILFLFGEIMVGAKTWELSSGGGNVLFALIGTVICIGIGELLIWWSSYKNKKNLAKGE, via the coding sequence ATGTCTAAAACAAAAAAAGGTCTAAGACTGTTTGACATAATTGCTTTTACATTTAGTGCAGTTTTTGTCTTAGACTCATTTGCATCAGCAGCAGCAATTGGTTGACAATCAATAATTTATTGAATTTTATTAGCTATTTTATACTTTTTACCTTATGGATTAATTACAGCTGAATTAGGTGCAGCATATAGTGATAATGGTGGAATTTATACGTGAGTTAAGAGTGCTTGTGGTAACAAATGAGCTGCTAGAACTAATTGATTCTATTGATTAAATGTTGGTTTGTGAATGTCTTCAGTTTATATTGCATTCTCATCAACATTATCAAAAATCTTTTTTGCTCACGCTCCATTATCATTATGAACTCAAATAGGAATAGCTATTGGTATAACTTGAGTAACTGTTTTAGTTGGATTATTAAATTTTAAATATACTAAGTGATTACCAAACTTTTCTTCTATTTCAAAACTTGTTGTAACTATTGGTTTAATTGCAGCAGCAATTACTTGATTAGCTCAAGGAAACCCAGTATCTACAAAAATAGATGATGCTGAATTTGGAATTTTGCCATCATTTAGTAAAGGTGTTGTGTTTTTACCAGTAATTATTTATAACCTTTCTGGTTTTGAATTAGGTTCAAATACTGCAAGTGAAATGAAAAATCCTAAACGTGACATCCCATTATCAACTATTTTAGCTGGAATAACAATTGTAATTTCTTATATCATAGGAACTATTGCAGTTAATGTTATATTAGATGTAAAAACTTTAGATGTTTCTAATGGTATTATTCAAACAATTGAAAAAGTCTTTCCAGATTGGCTAACTAAAATTCTAGGTGTATTTTTACTATTTACTTTTTTTGGAAATATGATTACTTGAAGTACAGGTGCTAATAAAGCAATTCAAGAAGCAGCAAGTGATGGAGAATTTCCAAAAGTCTTTGGTACAGTTTTAAAAAATGACTCTCCATTATGAGCAACTATTATTACTGGAAGTGTATGTACAGTGTTATTAATTATTGCAGGTTTATTATCTCCAAGTGGAGAAATTTCTGAAATCTTTTGACAATTATATGCATTTTCATCAATTATATTCTTGTTACCTTACTTATTAATATTTCCAAGCTTTATTATCATTAGATACAAATATCCAGATCTAAAAAGACCATTTAAAATCCCAGGACCTAAGTGATTCCAATGAATTGTTGTAATTACTCCTATGATAATTTTATGCTTAAGTATAATCTTATTCTTATTTGGTGAAATTATGGTAGGTGCAAAAACTTGAGAATTAAGTTCAGGTGGTGGAAATGTTCTATTTGCTTTAATTGGAACTGTGATCTGTATTGGTATTGGTGAATTATTAATATGATGATCTAGTTATAAAAATAAAAAAAACTTAGCTAAAGGAGAATAG
- the aguA gene encoding agmatine deiminase, with product MSKKINSTPKKDGFWMPGEWEKHDQCWMIWPERSDNWRLGAKPAQKVFANVANAIAKYEKLTMLVSHQQFENARNLLDENVRVIEMSNDDSWMRDVGPTIVKNKDGEIRGVDWVFNAWGGFKGGLYFPWDKDDAIARKVCEICNIDYYRTDFVLEGGSIHTDGDGTLYTTEECLLNENRNPDLTKEQIEENLKQYCGVEKVIWLPWGVYNDETNGHVDNLLNVVSPGHVVLTWTDDTTDPQYERSKLAYDILTNTLDAKGRKIKVTKLHQPGPLFITKEEAEGIDVCDTMSREPEQRMPASYANYYIANNAVILPIFGDKYDDLAVKTLQSVYPNHKIETVMAREILLGGGNIHCITQQQPTSK from the coding sequence ATGAGCAAAAAAATAAATTCAACTCCTAAAAAAGATGGTTTTTGAATGCCTGGTGAATGAGAAAAACATGATCAATGTTGAATGATTTGACCAGAACGTTCTGATAACTGAAGACTTGGTGCAAAACCAGCTCAAAAAGTATTTGCAAATGTAGCTAATGCTATTGCAAAATATGAAAAACTAACAATGTTAGTTTCACATCAACAATTTGAAAATGCACGTAACCTTTTAGATGAAAATGTTAGAGTGATTGAAATGTCAAATGACGATTCTTGAATGAGAGATGTAGGACCAACTATTGTTAAAAACAAAGATGGAGAAATTCGTGGTGTTGATTGAGTCTTTAATGCTTGAGGAGGATTTAAAGGTGGATTGTACTTTCCTTGAGATAAAGATGATGCAATTGCTAGAAAAGTTTGTGAAATTTGTAATATAGATTATTATAGAACTGATTTTGTTTTAGAAGGTGGATCTATTCATACTGATGGAGATGGAACATTATATACAACTGAAGAATGTTTATTAAATGAAAACCGTAACCCAGATTTAACTAAAGAACAAATTGAAGAAAATCTAAAACAATACTGTGGTGTTGAAAAAGTAATTTGACTACCATGAGGAGTTTATAATGATGAAACTAATGGACATGTTGACAACTTATTAAATGTTGTTAGTCCAGGTCATGTTGTTTTAACTTGAACAGATGATACAACTGATCCTCAATATGAACGTTCTAAATTAGCTTATGATATTTTAACAAATACTTTAGATGCTAAAGGACGTAAGATTAAAGTAACTAAATTACATCAACCAGGACCATTATTTATTACAAAAGAAGAAGCTGAAGGTATAGATGTTTGCGATACTATGTCAAGAGAACCAGAACAAAGAATGCCAGCAAGTTATGCAAACTACTATATTGCAAATAATGCAGTTATTCTACCTATTTTTGGAGATAAATATGATGATTTAGCAGTTAAAACACTTCAATCAGTTTATCCAAACCATAAAATTGAAACTGTAATGGCTCGTGAAATTCTATTAGGTGGTGGTAATATTCACTGTATTACTCAACAACAACCAACAAGTAAATAA
- the arcC gene encoding carbamate kinase, which produces MSKIVIAIGGNALGNSPTEQLEIVKKTAKSLVDFIVQGNDIVIVHGNGPQVGMINNAFDIANKNEVKSPILDFPECGSMSQGYIGYHLQQAIDNELKLRNINKPTVSLITQTLVDKNDAAFLKPTKPIGSFMNESEAKKLAEQNNWNISEDAGRGWRRVIASPKPIDIIEKDAILQLVNNSFIVIAGGGGGIPVYLKDDKLVGIAAVIDKDFAAAKIAEIIDAESLIILTAIDKVMINYKKENQQALDQITLAQAQEYIDQNQFAAGSMLPKVQAVMSFVKKTNGKPAYIGSLEQADKVLQNLSGTKFVK; this is translated from the coding sequence ATGTCAAAAATCGTAATTGCAATTGGTGGAAATGCTTTAGGTAATTCACCAACTGAGCAATTAGAAATTGTTAAAAAAACAGCAAAATCTTTAGTAGATTTTATTGTTCAAGGTAATGATATTGTAATTGTTCATGGTAATGGTCCTCAAGTTGGAATGATTAATAATGCTTTTGATATTGCAAATAAAAATGAAGTTAAATCTCCTATTTTAGACTTTCCTGAATGTGGGTCTATGAGTCAAGGATATATTGGATATCATCTACAACAAGCAATAGATAATGAATTAAAACTAAGAAATATTAATAAGCCAACAGTTAGTTTAATTACTCAAACTTTAGTTGATAAAAATGATGCGGCATTTTTAAAACCAACTAAACCAATTGGATCATTTATGAATGAAAGTGAAGCAAAAAAACTAGCTGAACAAAATAATTGAAATATTTCTGAAGATGCAGGACGTGGTTGAAGAAGAGTAATTGCTTCACCAAAACCAATTGATATTATTGAAAAAGATGCAATCCTACAATTAGTTAATAATTCATTTATTGTGATTGCTGGAGGTGGTGGTGGAATTCCTGTTTATTTAAAAGACGATAAACTAGTAGGAATTGCTGCTGTTATTGATAAAGATTTTGCTGCAGCTAAAATTGCTGAAATAATTGATGCAGAAAGCTTAATTATTTTAACTGCAATTGATAAAGTAATGATCAATTATAAAAAAGAAAATCAACAAGCTTTAGATCAAATAACTTTAGCTCAAGCTCAAGAATATATTGATCAAAACCAATTTGCAGCAGGTTCAATGCTTCCAAAAGTCCAAGCTGTTATGTCATTTGTTAAAAAAACTAATGGTAAACCAGCTTATATTGGTTCACTAGAACAAGCTGATAAAGTTTTACAAAATCTAAGTGGAACTAAATTTGTTAAATAA
- a CDS encoding acyl carrier protein, producing the protein MAIYNQIVKELKSRGAKGNITKDSEFKSLGLDSLDLMDMVVTLEEKLNIRISDDQLLSLRTIDDLLKVIEELQ; encoded by the coding sequence ATGGCTATTTATAATCAAATTGTTAAAGAATTAAAAAGTAGAGGTGCTAAGGGTAATATTACAAAAGATAGCGAATTCAAATCTCTAGGTTTAGATTCTTTAGATTTAATGGATATGGTAGTTACATTAGAAGAAAAATTAAATATTAGAATCAGTGATGACCAATTACTAAGCTTACGTACTATTGATGATTTATTAAAAGTAATAGAGGAATTACAATAA
- a CDS encoding Fur family transcriptional regulator — protein MIHLSKTQQTKYKQIVEKLKLKKIRLTDIRSIVIKMLIVSDHLTIQQIINNLESEINNINVMSVYNTIDLLLKEHIVFANTFNGKDISYEIAADKSVHLKCDDCLKVIHLDDKSIENYHFLELLDLCEKNGIKLSHFKIEGHGYCLECSSKENK, from the coding sequence ATGATTCATTTATCTAAAACTCAACAAACTAAATATAAACAAATAGTTGAAAAATTAAAATTAAAAAAAATTAGACTAACAGATATTAGAAGCATTGTAATTAAAATGCTAATCGTTTCAGATCATTTAACTATTCAACAAATTATTAATAATTTGGAATCTGAAATCAATAATATCAATGTAATGAGTGTTTATAATACTATTGATTTATTATTAAAAGAACATATTGTTTTTGCAAATACTTTTAATGGTAAAGATATTTCTTATGAAATAGCAGCAGATAAATCGGTGCATTTGAAGTGTGATGATTGTTTAAAAGTAATTCATTTAGATGATAAAAGTATTGAAAATTATCATTTTTTAGAGCTATTAGATTTGTGTGAAAAAAATGGTATTAAGCTAAGTCATTTTAAAATTGAAGGCCATGGCTATTGTTTAGAATGTTCTAGTAAAGAAAATAAATAA
- a CDS encoding DegV family protein has product MKFGILVDSAAVYDPAEFKNTIIDVIPLHIVFPNNDEYLDIKNIVEQEKILEKVSMGENIKTSQASPGELEKKYDELLEQYEHIIHIPITNNLSSMLQTATLVSQDEKYKDKITVYQNNDLAAQGIALTALSLAKAIKSNKIKTAQQAIDFIDNFKEKVLIAIIPGDLKKLSNGGRAKGVITTVLNLLKTKLLIIWAKEPKKEAIGRTYNSLIEKLIKNLSNKFKKNKYKLYFLSTPLTSSKTVEIVKQILSDEKINFVHGNVPNIYTIHAGVETIGFVAIEE; this is encoded by the coding sequence ATGAAATTTGGTATATTAGTTGATAGTGCTGCTGTTTATGATCCAGCTGAATTTAAAAATACAATCATTGATGTAATTCCTTTACATATCGTTTTTCCAAACAATGATGAATATTTAGATATTAAAAATATTGTTGAACAAGAAAAAATACTTGAAAAAGTTTCAATGGGTGAAAACATTAAAACTAGTCAAGCAAGCCCTGGTGAACTAGAAAAAAAATATGATGAATTATTAGAACAATATGAACATATTATTCATATTCCAATTACTAACAATTTATCATCAATGTTGCAAACTGCAACTCTAGTAAGTCAAGATGAAAAGTATAAAGATAAAATAACAGTTTATCAAAATAATGATCTTGCTGCTCAAGGTATTGCTCTTACTGCTTTAAGTTTAGCAAAAGCTATTAAAAGTAATAAAATTAAAACTGCACAACAAGCTATTGACTTTATTGATAACTTTAAAGAAAAAGTTTTAATAGCTATTATTCCAGGAGATTTAAAAAAACTATCAAATGGTGGAAGAGCAAAAGGAGTTATTACAACTGTTTTAAATCTTTTAAAAACTAAGTTATTAATCATTTGAGCAAAAGAACCTAAAAAAGAAGCTATTGGTAGAACTTATAATAGTCTTATTGAAAAATTAATTAAAAACCTTTCTAATAAGTTTAAAAAGAATAAATACAAGCTATACTTTTTATCAACCCCTCTAACATCAAGTAAAACTGTTGAAATTGTAAAACAAATTCTAAGTGATGAAAAAATAAATTTTGTTCATGGAAATGTACCAAACATTTATACTATTCATGCAGGAGTTGAAACAATTGGTTTTGTTGCAATAGAAGAATAA
- a CDS encoding DegV family protein: MVNIKIAVLTDSSFDGRVSDYKDLYVIPLMIVTQDNQTYYDDENLSKDKFYNLLNSQVLKTSQTTPGDMLQMWDDLLTKYDQVIFLPISKGLSGQYNTFKMLQQTEEKYENKVFVCDTSAVSVIMQEVVNKVFEWIKQNKPANEICDLVSYLANDFVTYIIPKNLDTLKQGGRISPAAAALAKILKITPILKYDGSIDKQSTARTFKKALKEALSLLKEEIKDLKTIDISYSRTDEKTLELIETIIKEEQLEIRLKSELTNVIASHTGTDTVALVGWKK; encoded by the coding sequence GTGGTTAATATAAAAATAGCGGTTCTTACTGATTCATCTTTTGATGGAAGAGTTAGTGATTATAAAGATTTATATGTGATTCCTTTAATGATCGTAACTCAAGATAATCAGACATATTATGATGATGAAAATTTATCAAAAGACAAGTTTTATAACCTTTTAAACAGTCAGGTTTTAAAAACAAGTCAAACAACTCCTGGAGATATGTTACAAATGTGAGACGATTTGTTAACTAAATATGATCAAGTGATCTTTTTACCAATTTCAAAAGGATTAAGTGGACAATACAACACTTTTAAAATGTTACAACAAACTGAAGAAAAATATGAAAATAAAGTGTTTGTTTGTGATACTAGTGCAGTTAGTGTAATTATGCAAGAAGTAGTTAATAAAGTGTTTGAATGAATTAAACAAAATAAACCTGCAAATGAAATTTGTGATTTAGTTTCATATTTAGCTAATGACTTTGTAACTTATATTATTCCAAAAAATTTAGATACTTTAAAACAAGGTGGAAGAATTTCTCCAGCTGCTGCTGCATTAGCAAAAATTTTAAAAATTACTCCCATTTTAAAATATGATGGAAGTATTGACAAACAATCAACAGCTAGAACTTTTAAAAAAGCTTTAAAAGAAGCTTTAAGTTTATTAAAAGAAGAAATTAAAGATTTAAAAACAATAGATATTTCATATTCTAGAACCGATGAAAAAACTTTAGAATTGATTGAAACTATTATAAAAGAAGAACAATTAGAAATAAGACTAAAATCTGAACTAACAAATGTAATAGCATCACACACTGGAACTGATACTGTTGCTTTAGTTGGTTGAAAGAAATAG